The proteins below come from a single Plasmodium sp. gorilla clade G2 genome assembly, chromosome: 13 genomic window:
- a CDS encoding 60S ribosomal protein L17, putative: MVKYAKKIRNLGKCAKGAGVDLRVHFKNTYEAARAIRRMKLLEAKKYLNDVIEKKRCVPFRKFNGGVGRTNQAKEFNHTQGRWPVKSCKFLLNILDNVQANAESRNLDVSKLKLIHVMVNKARPGRRRTYKAHGRINPFMSSPCHIQIIAREITKPAKKSLLSNAEKQKKLPFKVTLKKLIKLNISNQNRLKNKKVQKLETVQ, translated from the exons ATGGTTAAATATgctaaaaaaataagaaaccTTGGGAAat gtGCCAAGGGAGCAGGTGTTGATTTGAGGGTACActttaaaaatacatatgagGCTGCAAGAGCTATAAGGAGAATGAAATTATTAGAAGctaagaaatatttaaatgatgttattgaaaagaaaagatGTGTACCTTTCCGTAAATTTAATGGGGGTGTAGGAAGAACAAACCAAGCTAAAGAATTTAATCATACACAAGGAAGATGGCCAGTTAAATCTTGTAAATTCTTATTGAATATTCTTGATAATGTACAAGCCAACGCAGAg tCAAGAAATTTGGATGTGagtaaattaaaattaattcatGTTATGGTAAACAAGGCTCGTCCAGGTAGAAGAAGAACATACAAGGCACATGGTAGAATTAATCCTTTTATGTCATCACCTTGtcatatacaaataattgCAAGAGAAATTACCAAACCAGCCAAAAAATCTCTTTTATCAAATGCtgagaaacaaaaaaaattacctTTCAAAGTTaccttaaaaaaattaattaaattaaatatatccaACCAAAATAgacttaaaaataaaaaagttcAAAAACTAGAAACAGttcaataa
- a CDS encoding glycerol kinase, which translates to MNVILSIDQSTQSTKVFFYDEELNIVHSNNLNHEQKCLKPGWYEHDPIEIMNNLYDLMNEGIKVLKDKYTSVIIKCIGITNQRETVIIWDRITGKPLYNAIVWLDTRVEELVKEFSEKYNNNDIQKKTGTHFNTYFSAFKILWLIQNKPEIKQKIEDGTAVIGNINTWLIFNLTKGNCYTDVTNASRTLLMDINTLQWDEQMCKIFNITNMSVLPEIKNNCSNFGLVKSERVPDYLNIPITGCIGDQQSACIGQAIFDEGEAKCTYGTGVFLLINTGEKVVYSTCGLITTVCYKFNDNDKPKYALEGSIGTAGSGVSWLLKNKLIDDPSEASDIMEKCENTTGVIFVPAFSGLYAPRWRSDARASIYGMTFNTERSHIVRALLEGIAFQLNEIVDSLTSDMGIEMLHVLRCDGGMTKNKPFMQFNSDIINTKIEVSKYKEVTSLGAAVLAGLEVKIWDSLDSVKSLLRRSDAVFHSKMDDKKRKKKTYEWNKAVERTLIQL; encoded by the coding sequence atgaatgtcATATTAAGTATAGACCAAAGTACACAATCAACCAAAGTGTTTTTCTATgatgaagaattaaatattGTTCACTCCAATAATTTAAATCACGAACAAAAATGTTTGAAACCTGGTTGGTATGAACATGATCCGATAGAGATTATGAacaatttatatgatttaatGAATGAAGGAATAAAAgttttaaaagataaatatacatctgttataataaaatgtataggTATTACTAACCAAAGAGAGACTGTAATAATATGGGATAGAATTACAGGAAAACCTTTATATAATGCTATAGTTTGGCTAGATACACGTGTAGAAGAACTTGTTAAAGAATTTTCtgagaaatataataataatgatattcaGAAAAAAACAGGAACTCActttaatacatattttagtgcttttaaaatattgtgGTTAATTCAAAACAAGCCAGAAATCAAACAAAAAATTGAAGATGGTACTGCTGTTATAggaaatattaatacatggcttatttttaatttaactAAAGGAAATTGTTATACAGATGTTACCAATGCTTCAAGAACTTTATTAATGGATATTAATACATTACAATGGGATGAACAAATGtgcaaaatatttaatattactaATATGTCTGTTTTAcctgaaattaaaaataattgttCTAATTTTGGTTTAGTTAAGTCAGAACGTGTTCctgattatttaaatattcctATTACTGGATGTATTGGAGATCAACAAAGTGCATGCATTGGTCAAGCTATCTTCGACGAAGGTGAAGCTAAATGTACCTATGGTACAGGTGTATTCCTTTTAATCAATACAGGAGAAAAAGTTGTATATTCTACATGCGGTTTAATTACTACTGTATgttataaatttaatgataatgataaaccTAAATATGCTCTTGAAGGTTCTATAGGTACTGCTGGATCGGGGGTTTCATGGCTTCTTAAAAACAAACTAATTGATGATCCAAGTGAAGCTAGCGATATTATGGAAAAATGTGAAAATACAACAGGAGTCATTTTTGTACCAGCTTTCAGTGGATTATACGCACCCAGATGGAGATCAGATGCACGTGCATCCATATATGGAATGACTTTTAATACAGAAAGAAGCCATATTGTAAGAGCACTATTAGAAGGTATAGCTTTCCAGTTAAATGAAATTGTTGATTCCTTAACATCAGATATGGGCATTGAAATGTTACATGTCTTACGATGTGATGGAGGTATGACCAAAAATAAACCATTTATGCAATTTAACTcagatattattaatacaaaaattgaagtttcaaaatataaagaagtAACTTCTCTTGGTGCTGCAGTTCTAGCTGGATTAGAAGTTAAAATATGGGACAGTCTAGATTCTGTCAAAAGTTTATTAAGGAGAAGTGATGCTGTTTTTCATTCTAAAAtggatgataaaaaaagaaaaaaaaaaacttatgAATGGAATAAAGCTGTCGAAAGGACATTAATACAGttgtaa
- a CDS encoding inner membrane complex protein 1f, putative produces MLKNTTKCDNIIKREQNRVLLQKKLSKDSVTSTKFCDSSEEREASSNTSSNVSFKILEESNITKNLNEHNSYSFECDKEENLSTNYKKLNKKNSNKINKSNSLNKTNEEIIHEKTSAQNTKIHHEILEEQEKDNCIELNKNKVGLYFDNTTNSINNNIQKDNSDTLGTEPYSTHKSNLNETLNVSGDNSNYLPATVSSNHIIKKEDSNIYYNSNENSTYYYPNNNSKNYINTFHNNYNTPSVIDSFSYCGTNFQSGNINASYNDKYLNAYSNNNMINSSINNSINNSFNNSINNSINNSISHFNTLYPNSNNNNNWNYSMTNNFNSYPNNNLNYNLNNQFINAYPINNLNYNSSSHFNMYPNNNILINDTLNNTNSYINNMKYSGNNIMSAQNNISNETEFIGSYHNSSAPIISNEQNNISSVGNSSPYVNDNTYSNMSGKNMYSSVINYENITDDNKMIKMDNNVVPSINTFYSSNNIGESTNGNVVVRKNYVDNKYDNNRNEEHSIENEEIYKTKTVTENETIKNDNVSVSVSEKVSSHTDYSRAKHSSHVVDKRIVHEGFDTIKIPKYREVEIVEKIVEVPVVHKVNKYVNKYEIKEVEKVVKKPINKYVETKIEVPELHYQDKIVEVPELQEVVKIIEKPEIKERIIYKNKIETKIIPKYIEVPVVKIVNRYEEYDDIGEVVKAVPVKKIVEIPNEVIKKVKVPVKKIIERPNYVPVIKYRDIPIEKIRYVPKIETVELVKKIPKIIDVPVPVKVPKIKVIDKPFYINKYVDKPVVVPVSKTIKPIYKYEGKKIIEIPIHKPYLITHDTVVNKSVENNMNSGRYSIYTKKLDLNSFDPIKRNELFNFVNRDNINFQRSMSVDDFVNNNGYVDGKEKYSNKLNENSVFNNYNGVGNKDNMDNMNRIKFTQSLNNNNNNNNNNNNNSVGIKKYSNMDVSSQEHGYMNEGKENIYNKYKNVNNLNIKGSENVSFHTKKSIFNNLNNDHNNNNYEEKRKSSCGTSIYNTPNVLPYRYNSMYPLNGNTMGEFSSLNDIQNKKYSNSTIVDSEKAMNSTYGNFLLPNGVYNNALYMENMYKNNIVYENNKKDINTINYNNNNSYYGTNYKSPNNIQKLNMSNSMMRTNNFRNHSSIYRNSYMENKPDDMYLNSYTTKANIINSNNNNNNNSNYVANSSINNAFPYKQYYDSNKNGNNQHRLNVPSNMVHNINNSRTRSPSTCSADGISAYVVEYVGDENKIYSNGNTPFSSNGLLNNLGETMEGSNYSFKGVPVNQK; encoded by the exons ATGTTGAAAAATACTACTAAGTGTGATAATATCATAAAGCGAGAAcaa aaCAGGGTATTAttgcaaaaaaaattatctaaAGATTCGGTTACATCTACAAAATTTTgc GATTCTTCTGAAGAAAGAGAAGCAAGCTCAAATACTAGTAGTAACGTaagttttaaaatattagaaGAATCGAACATTACAAAGAATTTAAATGAACATAATAGTTATTCATTTGAATgtgataaagaagaaaactTGAGcacaaattataaaaaattaaataaaaaaaattcgaacaaaattaataaatcaaaCTCTTTAAACAAAACAAACGAAGAAATTATACACGAAAAAACATCTGCacaaaatacaaaaattCACCACGAAATTTTGGAAGAACAAGAAAAAGACAATTGTATTGAATTAAACAAGAATAAAGTAGgattatattttgataatacaacaaatagcattaataataatatacaaaaggATAATTCTGATACATTAGGAACAGAACCTTATAGTACTCATAAATCCAATTTGAATGAAACGTTAAATGTATCAGGTGATAATTCAAACTATTTACCCGCAACAGTTTCTTCTAatcatattataaagaaagaagatagtaatatatattataactcAAACGAAAATagtacatattattatccaaataataattcaaaaaattatataaatacctttcacaataattataatacacCTAGCGTTATAgattctttttcatattgtGGTACGAATTTTCAATCAGGAAATATTAATGCTTCTTATAATGACAAATATTTGAATGcatattcaaataataatatgattaataGTTCCATTAATAATTCGATTAATAATTCGTTTAATAATTCGATTAATAATTCGATTAATAATTCTATTAGCCATTTTAATACTTTATATccaaatagtaataataataataattggaATTATAGCATGACTAATAATTTTAACTCTTATCCAAATAACAATttgaattataatttaaataaccAATTTATTAATGCATATCCaattaataatttgaatTATAATTCGAGTAGCCATTTTAATATGTATCCAAATAACAATATCCTTATTAATGACacattaaataatacaaatagctatataaataatatgaaatatagtggtaataatattatgagtGCACAGAACAATATATCAAATGAAACGGAATTTATAGGTTCATACCATAATAGTAGTGCACCTATAATAAgcaatgaacaaaataatattagcAGCGTAGGGAATTCCTCTCCATATGTGAATGATAATACATATAGTAATATGTCAGGAAAGAACATGTACTCTAGTGtaataaattatgaaaacattacagatgataataaaatgattaaAATGGATAACAATGTCGTACCAAGCataaatacattttatagtagtaataatataggTGAGAGTACGAATGGAAATGTTGTTGTAAGGAAAAATTAtgttgataataaatatgataataataggaATGAAGAACATTCTATAGAGAATGaagaaatttataaaacaaaaacagTAACAGAAAAcgaaacaataaaaaatgacAATGTTTCTGTGTCTGTTTCTGAAAAGGTTAGTTCACATACTGATTATTCACGCGCTAAGCATAGTTCTCATGTAGTTGATAAAAGAATAGTACATGAAGGATTTGATACTATTAAGATTCCAAAATATAGAGAAGTAGAAATTGTGGAAAAAATTGTCGAAGTTCCAGTAGTACACAAGGTTAATAAATATgtgaataaatatgaaattaaAGAGGTGGAGAAGGTGGTTAAGAAgcctataaataaatatgtggAAACGAAGATAGAAGTACCTGAATTACATTATCAAGATAAAATTGTTGAAGTTCCTGAATTACAAGAAGtagtaaaaataatagaaaaacCTGAAATCAaagaaagaattatatataaaaacaaaattgaGACAAAAATAATACCTAAATATATTGAAGTCCCAGTAGTAAAGATAGTGAATAGATATGAAGAATATGATGATATTGGAGAAGTCGTAAAAGCTGTTCcagtaaaaaaaattgtagaAATACCAAATGaagtaataaaaaaggtCAAGGTACctgtaaagaaaataattgaaCGACCTAATTATGTCCCTGTAATTAAATATAGAGATATTCCTATAGAAAAGATTAGATATGTTCCTAAAATAGAAACAGTCGAATTAGTAAAGAAGATACCTAAAATAATAGATGTGCCAGTACCTGTAAAAGTACCCAAAATTAAGGTTATCGATAAACCAttttacataaataaatatgtggACAAGCCTGTAGTAGTACCTGTTTCTAAGACAATAAAacctatatataaatatgaggGTAAGAAAATTATAGAAATACCAATACACAAACCATATTTAATTACTCATGACACGGTGGTTAACAAGAGTGtggaaaataatatgaacagtggaagatattctatatatactAAAAAGTTAGATTTGAATTCATTTGATCCGATAAAACgaaatgaattatttaattttgtaAATAGGGACAATATAAATTTTCAACGATCAATGAGTGTAGATGAttttgttaataataatggttATGTTGATGGAAAAGAAAAGTACTCtaacaaattaaatgaaaatagtgtttttaataattataatggaGTAggaaataaagataatatggataatatgaatagaaTAAAATTTACACAAAgtttgaataataataataataataataataataataataataatagtgtgggtattaaaaaatattctaatATGGATGTATCATCACAAGAACATGGTTACATGAATgaaggaaaagaaaatatatataataaatataaaaatgtgaataatttaaatattaaaggaAGCGAGAATGTGTCTTTTCATACAAAGAAaagtatatttaataatttaaataatgatcataataataataattatgaggaaaaaagaaaatcatCTTGTGGTACGAGCATATATAATACACCTAATGTTTTACCATACAGATATAATTCTATGTATCCCTTGAATGGTAACACTATGGGAGAGTTTAGTTCATTAAAtgatattcaaaataaaaaatatagtaatAGTACTATAGTTGATAGTGAAAAGGCTATGAATTCTACGTATGGTAACTTTTTATTACCAAATGGGGTTTATAATAATGCAttatatatggaaaatatgtataagaACAATATagtatatgaaaataataaaaaggacaTTAATAcgataaattataataataataatagttattATGGTACGAATTATAAATCTCCTAACAATATTCAAAAGTTAAATATGAGCAATTCAATGATGAGAACTAACAACTTTAGAAATCATTCCAGCATATACAGAAATAGttatatggaaaataaaCCAGATGACATGTATTTAAATAGCTACACAACAAAAGCTAATATCATCAAcagtaacaataataataataataatagtaattatGTTGCTAATAGTAGTATTAATAATGCTTTTCCTTATAAACAATATTATGACAGTAACAAAAATGGAAACAATCAACATAGATTAAATGTTCCAAGTAATATGGTtcataatatcaataattcGAGAACAAGAAGTCCAAGTACATGTTCAGCAGATGGAATTAGTGCATATGTAGTCGAATATGTTGGTGacgaaaataaaatttacagTAATGGAAATACACCTTTTTCTTCTAATGGGTTATTAAACAATTTGGGAGAAACAATGGAAGGAAGTAATTATTCCTTTAAAGGAGTACCAGTAAATCAAAAgtaa